A window of Hymenobacter aerilatus contains these coding sequences:
- a CDS encoding S9 family peptidase, with the protein MIQHAVRSAGVAALLLLAAAPATLAQVGPGTQWTKDGYGYMRAQDGEIVQLDLRDPSKKVTLVSKQMLTPAGQQAPIGVRRFAFSDNGQKVLINTNTKKVWRYDTRGDYWVYDQTAKTLKQVGKDKPASSLMFAKFSPDGSKVAYVSGHNVYVEDVASGTSKALTTDGTDKLINGTFDWVYEEELDCRDGFRWSPDGQHIAYWQLDARKTPNYLMLNTTDALYPFNVPVEYPVVGEDPSRCRIGVVAVNGGETKWMEVPGDAVQHYIPRMEWSGSGELILQQLNRRQNESKLMLVNASTGAAKPIYSETDKAWIDAKDGAVGWNWIDGGKSFVWSSEKDGWRHLYTVDRKGKEKLLTKGDYDVISIEQISEPTGTIYFMASPTNATQQYLYKMPLKGGKAERVTPQNLAGTHGYDISPNGKIALHNYSSTTVFPVSDVVSLPAHQRLNGGDVPAQAKSIKLPKAEFFQVKTADGVTLDGWMVKPSNFDPKKKYPIVFYVYGEPASQTVTDRFGTGFNRLYQGSMADDGYIYASLENRGAPAPRGREFRKAIYHNIGSLNIRDQALGAKEVLKNNWVDTSRVAVWGWSGGGSSTLSLLFQYPQIYKTGISIAAVDNQLNYDNIYQERYMGLLPEDKHYFVDNSPLAHASKLRGNLLLIHGTGDDNVHYNNAEQMINELVRHGKVFQLMSYPNRTHSISEGEGTSQHLAATYTKFLKDNCPPGGR; encoded by the coding sequence AGCAGGCGCCCATTGGCGTACGCCGCTTTGCCTTCTCCGACAATGGCCAGAAGGTGCTCATCAACACCAACACCAAAAAAGTGTGGCGCTACGACACCCGCGGCGATTATTGGGTGTATGACCAAACGGCCAAGACGCTGAAGCAGGTAGGCAAAGACAAGCCTGCGTCGTCGTTGATGTTTGCCAAGTTCTCGCCCGATGGCTCGAAAGTGGCCTATGTAAGCGGCCACAACGTGTACGTGGAAGACGTAGCCAGCGGCACCAGCAAGGCCCTCACTACCGACGGCACCGACAAGCTCATCAACGGCACCTTCGACTGGGTGTATGAGGAGGAGCTGGACTGCCGCGACGGTTTCCGTTGGTCGCCCGATGGCCAGCACATTGCCTACTGGCAGCTGGACGCCCGCAAGACGCCCAACTACCTGATGCTGAACACCACCGACGCGCTCTACCCCTTCAATGTGCCCGTAGAGTACCCCGTGGTAGGCGAAGACCCCAGCCGCTGCCGCATTGGCGTGGTAGCCGTGAATGGCGGCGAAACCAAGTGGATGGAAGTGCCCGGCGATGCCGTGCAGCACTACATTCCGCGCATGGAGTGGTCGGGCAGCGGCGAGCTGATTTTGCAGCAGCTGAACCGCCGCCAGAACGAAAGCAAGCTGATGCTGGTGAATGCCAGCACCGGCGCGGCCAAGCCCATCTATTCTGAAACCGACAAGGCCTGGATTGATGCCAAAGACGGTGCCGTGGGCTGGAACTGGATTGACGGCGGCAAGAGCTTTGTGTGGAGCAGCGAGAAGGACGGCTGGCGCCACCTCTACACAGTAGACCGCAAGGGTAAGGAAAAGCTGCTGACCAAAGGCGACTACGATGTAATTAGCATTGAGCAGATTAGTGAGCCTACGGGCACTATCTACTTCATGGCCTCGCCCACCAATGCCACTCAGCAGTACCTCTACAAAATGCCCCTGAAAGGCGGCAAAGCGGAGCGCGTGACGCCCCAAAACCTGGCAGGTACCCACGGCTACGACATCTCGCCCAACGGCAAAATTGCCTTGCACAACTACTCCAGTACCACGGTATTTCCGGTGTCGGATGTGGTGAGCCTACCCGCTCACCAGCGCTTAAACGGCGGCGACGTACCCGCCCAAGCAAAAAGCATCAAGCTACCGAAAGCAGAGTTTTTCCAAGTGAAAACCGCGGATGGCGTGACCCTGGACGGCTGGATGGTGAAGCCCTCCAACTTCGACCCTAAGAAGAAATACCCCATCGTGTTCTACGTGTACGGCGAGCCAGCCAGCCAGACCGTGACCGACCGTTTCGGCACCGGCTTCAACCGCCTCTACCAAGGTAGCATGGCCGACGACGGCTACATCTACGCCTCATTGGAAAACCGCGGCGCACCCGCCCCGCGTGGTAGGGAGTTCCGCAAGGCTATCTACCACAATATTGGTAGCCTCAATATTCGCGACCAAGCACTGGGTGCGAAGGAAGTGCTGAAAAACAACTGGGTGGATACCAGCCGCGTAGCGGTGTGGGGCTGGAGCGGTGGCGGCTCGTCTACCCTCAGCCTGCTGTTTCAGTACCCGCAGATCTACAAAACCGGCATTAGCATTGCCGCCGTGGACAATCAGCTGAACTACGACAACATCTACCAGGAGCGCTACATGGGCTTGCTGCCCGAAGACAAGCACTACTTCGTGGATAACTCGCCGTTGGCCCACGCCAGCAAACTGCGCGGTAACCTGCTGCTCATCCACGGTACCGGCGACGACAACGTGCACTACAACAACGCCGAGCAGATGATCAACGAACTGGTGCGTCACGGCAAGGTATTTCAGCTGATGAGCTACCCCAACCGCACGCACAGCATCTCCGAGGGTGAAGGCACCAGCCAACACTTGGCCGCTACCTACACCAAGTTTCTGAAGGACAACTGCCCTCCCGGTGGCCGGTAA